A single genomic interval of Prunus dulcis chromosome 5, ALMONDv2, whole genome shotgun sequence harbors:
- the LOC117629088 gene encoding uncharacterized protein LOC117629088, with protein sequence MSQISSLKFWMANLAKLEFAALDLSVDNFLSWVLDAKIHLRANGLGQTIVDENNASPEENAKAMIFLRRHIHEALKSEYVVVDEPLVLWKALGERYDHQKTMTLPRARYEWTHLRFQDYKSVSNNTDIAVSRSTLNLYLASC encoded by the exons ATGTCTCAGATCTCaagcctaaagttttggatggcaaatttggcaaaactgGAGTTTGCTGCCTTGGACCTTTCCGTGGACAACTTTTTATCATGGGTCCtggatgccaaaattcatctacGAGCCAATGGCCTCGGACAAACAATTGTAGATGAGAATAATGCTTCACCTGAAGAGAATGCGAAGGCCATGATCTTTCTTCGCCGCCACATCCATGAGGCGCTGAAAAGCGaatatgtggtggttgatgaaccgttggttctgTGGAAAGCTCTAGGTGAAAGATACGATCACCAGAAGACGATGACTCTTCCAAGAGCTAGATACGAATGGACccacttgagatttcaagattACAAGTCAGTGTCCAA CAATACAGACATAGCAGTTTCAAGAAGTACTCTGAACTTGTATCTTGCCTCTTGTTAG
- the LOC117629089 gene encoding cytochrome P450 71A9-like: MDSQSSLVILFVFLLPFILLLLIKQRKKSSASQERRLPPGPRRLPLIGNLHKLSNGLPHHVLEHLALQYGPLMFLQLGSISTLVVSSAHMAREIFKTHDLVFSGRPVLYVAKKLSYGCVNLSFAPYGEYWREMRKIVILELLSEKRVRMFQSVRDEEVTLMLDSIAHSKGLINLTQLTFFLANKVLCRSAFGKKYDDGGGIGKSRIHGLLEETGALLGGFFMSDFLPWLSWLNKFNGLEKKVEKCFKGLDNFYDRVIEEHLDPRRPKPEHEDLVDVLLRVQRDASQAIPLSNDQIKGVLTDMFIAGTDTSSATLVWTMAELIRNPLVLRKAQDEVRGVLKGKAKVEESDLSELMYLKLVLKESFRLHPAVPLLLPRETLKSCTIEGYEIPTTTMVFIHAKMIGKDPECWENPNEFWPERFLDSSIEYKGNHFELLPFGAGRRGCPGISFSVKLIELALANLLYHFDWELPHGVRREDLDMEDAAGLAVSKKVPLFLAAKPVYPSLTSYVAQ, translated from the exons ATGGATTCTCAATCTTCCTTGGTCATCCTCTTTGTTTTCCTCCTaccctttattttattgctcTTGATCAAGCAGAGGAAGAAAAGCTCTGCTTCTCAAGAGAGGAGGTTGCCTCCTGGTCCTAGGAGGCTACCTCTCATTGGGAACCTTCACAAGCTTTCTAATGGCTTACCTCATCATGTCCTTGAACACCTTGCCCTTCAATATGGACCCCTCATGTTCTTGCAATTAGGCTCAATATCTACTCTGGTGGTCTCTTCAGCCCATATGGCAAGAGAGATCTTCAAAACTCATGACCTTGTTTTTTCCGGTAGGCCAGTCTTGTATGTTGCAAAGAAGCTTAGCTATGGTTGTGTCAACCTATCATTTGCTCCCTATGGTGAGTATTGGAGGGAGATGAGGAAGATTGTGATCTTGGAACTGCTTAGTGAAAAGAGGGTTCGAATGTTTCAGTCTGTGAGGGATGAAGAGGTCACGCTTATGCTTGACTCTATAGCTCATTCTAAGGGTCTCATCAATCTCACTCAACTGACATTTTTCTTAGCAAACAAAGTCTTGTGCCGTTCGGCTTTCGGTAAAAAGTATGATGATGGAGGAGGAATTGGCAAGAGCAGAATTCATGGATTGCTTGAAGAGACAGGGGCCCTGTTAGGAGGATTCTTCATGTCAGATTTTCTACCATGGTTGAGTTGGTTAAACAAGTTCAATGGTCTTGAGAAAAAGGTAGAGAAGTGTTTTAAAGGCTTGGACAATTTCTATGACAGAGTGATTGAGGAACACCTTGATCCTAGAAGGCCTAAACCAGAGCATGAAGATCTTGTCGATGTTCTGCTTCGGGTTCAGAGGGATGCCAGTCAAGCAATACCCCTCAGTAATGACCAAATTAAGGGTGTTCTCACT GACATGTTTATTGCAGGCACTGATACTTCCTCAGCCACACTGGTGTGGACAATGGCTGAACTGATTAGGAACCCCCTAGTGTTGAGGAAAGCACAAGATGAGGTGAGAGGAGTTTTAAAGGGAAAAGCAAAAGTGGAAGAAAGTGATCTTTCTGAACTCATGTACCTAAAGCTGGTCTTGAAGGAAAGTTTTAGACTACATCCAGCAGTGCCCTTACTACTTCCAAGAGAAACCTTAAAGAGTTGCACGATTGAAGGGTACGAAATTCCCACCACAACAATGGTATTTATCCATGCAAAAATGATAGGAAAAGACCCAGAATGTTGGGAGAATCCAAATGAGTTCTGGCCTGAAAGATTCTTGGATAGCTCAATTGAGTACAAAGGAAACCATTTTGAACTTTTACCATTTGGGGCAGGAAGGAGAGGTTGTCCTGGTATTAGCTTTAGTGTGAAGCTAATTGAGCTTGCACTTGCTAATCTCCTCTATCATTTCGACTGGGAACTCCCTCATGGGGTGAGAAGAGAAGACTTGGACATGGAAGATGCTGCAGGGCTTGCAGTTAGCAAGAAAGTTCCTTTATTTCTAGCTGCTAAACCTGTGTATCCTTCCTTGACAAGCTATGTTGCACAATAA